The following are from one region of the Theropithecus gelada isolate Dixy chromosome 6, Tgel_1.0, whole genome shotgun sequence genome:
- the ATOX1 gene encoding copper transport protein ATOX1 isoform X2 → MPHVFSVDMTCGSCAEAVSRVLDKFGGVKYDIDLPNKKICIESEHSVDTLLATLKKTGKTVSYLGLE, encoded by the exons CACGTGTTCTCTGTGGACATGACCTGTGGAAGCTGTGCTGAAGCTGTCTCTCGGGTCCTTGATAAGTTTGGAG GAGTTAAGTATGACATTGACCTGCCCAACAAGAAGATCTGCATTGAATCTGAGCACAGCGTGGACACTCTGCTTGCAACcctgaagaaaacaggaaagactGTTTCCTACCTTGGCCTCGAGTAG
- the ATOX1 gene encoding copper transport protein ATOX1 isoform X1, translated as MPKHVFSVDMTCGSCAEAVSRVLDKFGGVKYDIDLPNKKICIESEHSVDTLLATLKKTGKTVSYLGLE; from the exons AAGCACGTGTTCTCTGTGGACATGACCTGTGGAAGCTGTGCTGAAGCTGTCTCTCGGGTCCTTGATAAGTTTGGAG GAGTTAAGTATGACATTGACCTGCCCAACAAGAAGATCTGCATTGAATCTGAGCACAGCGTGGACACTCTGCTTGCAACcctgaagaaaacaggaaagactGTTTCCTACCTTGGCCTCGAGTAG